One stretch of Candidatus Acidiferrales bacterium DNA includes these proteins:
- a CDS encoding DUF302 domain-containing protein — protein MNSFERTVTTDKSFDEAVSRVERKAAEKGFRVLHTHDVAATLAEKGFPREPLKIIEICNAKYASQVLNKDVKLSLMLPCPISVYIEKGKTNISTLLPTSIAQFFPQAGIEGLASEVEKIVLQIIEEAR, from the coding sequence ATGAACTCATTTGAGCGAACAGTGACAACCGACAAGTCGTTTGACGAAGCAGTGTCTAGGGTCGAACGCAAAGCAGCAGAAAAGGGCTTTCGGGTTCTGCACACCCATGATGTCGCGGCGACCCTGGCCGAAAAGGGCTTTCCACGCGAGCCTCTGAAAATCATCGAAATCTGCAATGCCAAGTATGCGAGCCAGGTGCTGAATAAAGATGTCAAACTCTCCTTGATGCTTCCTTGCCCCATCAGCGTCTACATCGAAAAGGGCAAGACGAACATCAGCACGCTGCTTCCAACCTCCATCGCACAGTTTTTCCCTCAAGCCGGTATTGAGGGGCTGGCGTCGGAGGTGGAAAAGATCGTGCTCCAAATCATCGAAGAGGCACGCTGA